In a genomic window of Alistipes sp. ZOR0009:
- a CDS encoding type IX secretion system membrane protein PorP/SprF — protein sequence MKKINKLVLTLIALAAISLAPKTGKAQYDFMFTQYMWNEVAINPAYTGSRDAISLVGLYRNQWVGMKGAPTTKSISLNAPVYKERVGLGINYLKDEIGVNSTDYLNLSYSYSIRFKNSTLAFGLSTALGLIKEYYSRAETTDPGDVQFQEDSPRAKMPNAGFGVYYYTDRYYVGFSIPRLIKNQIDPKDNFSVINKVDYKYMHYFLTAGTYFNLNDGLKFQPSAMLKVVNAAPIELDLTGQLVIRDTFWVGAGWRSGDAITFLTSVYLTPQLRIGYSYDHTTSELSKYNHGTHEICFGYDFSLKAKKIVSPRIF from the coding sequence ATGAAAAAAATAAATAAGCTGGTACTAACGCTAATCGCCCTTGCGGCGATTAGCTTAGCGCCAAAAACAGGCAAGGCTCAGTACGATTTCATGTTTACGCAGTACATGTGGAATGAGGTGGCCATTAACCCAGCCTACACGGGCTCGCGCGATGCTATTTCGCTTGTCGGACTGTACCGCAACCAGTGGGTCGGAATGAAGGGTGCCCCTACAACCAAGAGCATATCGCTCAACGCACCGGTTTACAAGGAGCGCGTTGGCTTGGGCATTAACTACCTGAAGGATGAGATTGGGGTAAACTCTACCGACTACCTTAACCTCTCCTACTCCTATAGCATTCGCTTTAAGAACTCCACCCTTGCATTTGGCCTATCTACCGCACTCGGTCTGATAAAGGAGTACTATTCGCGTGCCGAAACAACCGATCCGGGTGATGTACAGTTTCAGGAGGATTCGCCCAGGGCAAAGATGCCCAACGCAGGCTTTGGCGTTTACTACTATACCGACAGGTACTACGTGGGCTTCTCCATTCCCCGTCTTATAAAGAATCAGATAGACCCAAAGGATAATTTTTCGGTTATCAATAAGGTCGACTATAAGTACATGCACTACTTCCTTACGGCTGGAACCTACTTCAACCTAAACGATGGGCTCAAGTTTCAACCCAGCGCCATGCTTAAGGTGGTAAATGCCGCACCTATCGAGCTCGACCTTACCGGGCAGCTGGTAATACGCGATACCTTTTGGGTAGGGGCCGGCTGGCGTAGCGGCGATGCGATAACCTTCCTCACGTCGGTTTACCTCACGCCGCAGCTGCGCATCGGGTATTCGTACGACCACACCACATCCGAGCTCTCGAAGTACAACCATGGCACCCACGAGATATGCTTCGGCTACGACTTTAGCCTTAAGGCCAAAAAGATTGTATCCCCACGTATTTTTTAG
- a CDS encoding OmpA family protein → MMKKLLVVALLACLQMGVQAQSLSMRKAEKSYKAKAYADAIPSYKKAINADSTNKLAVHRLADCYRLVEDYSNAAATYAVLEKRGLLENREPYYYSQTLMQLGNFDRAKEVAKINNPSDGKDVTYSNILDAIENQKPYYFEDTLGFSIVNLKQINTPSSEIGAAFFGSSILYSSNQFVNDYLNNRHGWTGNDFYSLREAKGTAKPIVHDELNSRYNNGPSFYSAAERKLYVTQNLTSYLKIRKQEQSESILKVMVYTYDSARAKWTNETPFAFNNDSYNVAHVSLNERGDILAFASDMPNGFGGMDIYLSYKKDGVWSQPVNAGKNINTKGNEIFPSFYGNTVLFFSSDGQRVHGGLDILYAKLTPNGAANPRIIPLPVNSNNDDFGIQFSADKQTALFASNRAGGAGDDDIYLLTLKRPFSTDYIIKGVSINKETQKVLPNAAITLSDSLGTKLGSATSDSLGRFTFIVEDPLAFKVDGSKLSFIDGSIASTFPKGKSSVEVTVPLTPTFSVSLYALIVDKRTAKPLDKVKVEMVDAKTGAPFLSLNTDESGSFLKVLEGVKMNDQLSYKINLERNGYIPKQLTFSKRITRPGQIDMMSELDITLEPFEVGKDIGKLISINPIYFDLSKWDIRPDASVELDKIVKVMQENPTMEIELGSHTDCRSSAQFNQTLSEKRAKSSTEYIVSKGIDAKRITFKGYGESRLINKCACEGPKKSKCPESEHAKNRRTEFVITKL, encoded by the coding sequence ATGATGAAGAAACTTTTAGTTGTAGCCCTGCTTGCATGCTTGCAGATGGGCGTTCAGGCGCAGTCGCTGAGCATGCGAAAGGCGGAAAAGAGCTACAAGGCGAAGGCCTATGCCGATGCCATCCCTAGCTACAAGAAGGCTATTAATGCCGACTCCACCAACAAGCTGGCCGTACATAGGCTGGCCGACTGCTACCGCCTGGTGGAGGATTACAGCAACGCTGCGGCCACCTATGCGGTGCTCGAAAAAAGAGGCCTGCTAGAGAACCGCGAACCCTACTACTACAGCCAAACGCTGATGCAGCTCGGGAATTTCGACAGGGCTAAGGAGGTGGCAAAAATCAACAACCCCTCGGATGGAAAGGATGTTACCTACAGCAACATCCTCGATGCCATAGAGAATCAGAAACCCTACTACTTCGAGGATACTCTGGGCTTTTCCATAGTAAACCTCAAGCAGATAAACACCCCAAGCAGCGAAATCGGGGCGGCGTTCTTCGGATCGTCCATCCTATACTCATCCAACCAGTTCGTAAACGACTACCTCAACAACCGACATGGCTGGACGGGCAACGACTTCTACTCGCTTAGGGAGGCCAAGGGCACGGCAAAGCCTATCGTACACGACGAGCTCAACTCGCGCTACAACAACGGCCCATCGTTCTACAGCGCGGCAGAGCGGAAGCTCTACGTAACCCAAAACCTCACCTCCTACCTAAAGATACGCAAGCAGGAACAAAGCGAATCGATACTAAAGGTGATGGTCTATACCTACGATAGCGCAAGGGCTAAATGGACAAACGAAACCCCGTTTGCATTCAACAACGACAGCTACAACGTGGCCCACGTATCGCTCAACGAGCGGGGCGACATCCTTGCCTTTGCCTCCGATATGCCCAACGGCTTTGGAGGGATGGATATCTACCTTTCGTACAAAAAGGATGGGGTTTGGAGCCAGCCTGTAAATGCCGGGAAGAACATAAACACTAAAGGGAATGAAATCTTCCCCTCGTTTTATGGCAACACCGTCCTCTTCTTCTCCTCCGATGGACAGCGCGTTCATGGTGGGTTAGACATCCTTTACGCCAAGCTAACGCCTAACGGTGCCGCCAATCCCCGCATAATCCCCCTACCCGTAAACAGCAACAACGACGATTTCGGCATACAGTTCTCGGCCGACAAGCAAACCGCGCTGTTTGCCTCCAACCGAGCTGGCGGCGCTGGCGACGATGATATCTACCTGCTCACGCTAAAGCGCCCCTTCTCGACAGACTACATAATAAAGGGCGTGTCGATTAATAAGGAGACGCAAAAGGTACTTCCTAATGCAGCCATCACGCTTTCCGATTCGTTGGGTACCAAGCTGGGCAGCGCTACCTCCGACAGCCTAGGCCGATTCACCTTCATCGTCGAAGATCCCCTAGCCTTTAAGGTCGACGGGTCGAAGCTCAGCTTTATCGATGGAAGCATCGCCTCAACATTCCCCAAGGGGAAGAGCAGCGTAGAGGTTACCGTTCCGCTAACACCTACCTTTAGCGTATCGCTATATGCCTTAATAGTGGATAAGCGCACCGCCAAGCCGCTCGATAAGGTAAAGGTCGAAATGGTGGATGCCAAAACGGGCGCCCCATTCCTTTCGCTCAATACGGACGAAAGCGGTAGCTTCCTAAAGGTCCTCGAAGGCGTTAAAATGAACGATCAGCTATCCTATAAGATTAACCTAGAGCGAAACGGGTACATCCCCAAGCAGCTAACCTTTTCTAAGAGGATAACCCGTCCGGGGCAAATAGACATGATGTCGGAGCTCGATATCACCCTCGAACCATTTGAGGTGGGCAAGGATATCGGTAAGTTGATAAGCATAAACCCCATTTACTTCGACCTTTCAAAATGGGATATCCGCCCCGATGCCTCTGTCGAGCTGGATAAGATCGTAAAGGTAATGCAGGAAAACCCAACGATGGAGATCGAGCTGGGCTCGCATACCGACTGCCGATCATCGGCCCAGTTTAACCAGACCCTCTCCGAAAAGCGTGCGAAATCATCCACCGAATACATCGTATCTAAGGGGATAGATGCAAAACGAATCACCTTTAAGGGGTATGGCGAAAGCCGCCTGATAAACAAGTGCGCCTGCGAAGGGCCAAAGAAATCGAAGTGCCCCGAAAGCGAGCACGCCAAAAATAGGCGCACCGAATTCGTAATCACCAAACTCTAG
- the rsgA gene encoding ribosome small subunit-dependent GTPase A codes for MNNLYLYGWNENLFQQKQNSNYKDLIHARVTVTHKTCYEVVAEAGFYTCELAGNMLYGKSSSEYPCTGDWVIFNPLDAQKGIILDLLPRQKALYRQKSGAISERQAVASFIDKAFIVQSLDSSFNVRRIERFMLQAADEEIQPILVLTKADLGFNPDETGRALKHISGRLPIFYTSIQKPESIDRLRAYIATGETIVVTGMSGVGKSTLINALCRQDILQTGEISDSTGKGKHTSTRREMVLMPDSGVLIDTPGVKLFGVTNDNSDSLSEILDISDYQDKCRFNDCQHINEKGCAVIEAVENGEIDRGVYESYLKLRREAWHYNTSVHEKRKYEKTFSKMVKSHKNSNKM; via the coding sequence ATGAATAACTTGTATCTATATGGTTGGAACGAGAATCTTTTCCAACAAAAACAAAATTCCAACTACAAAGACCTCATACACGCACGAGTAACCGTTACTCATAAAACTTGCTACGAAGTGGTTGCTGAAGCAGGTTTTTATACCTGCGAGCTAGCGGGCAATATGCTTTACGGAAAGAGCAGCTCCGAATATCCTTGCACTGGCGATTGGGTCATCTTTAATCCTTTAGATGCTCAAAAAGGCATCATCCTAGACCTACTCCCTCGACAAAAGGCGCTTTACCGGCAAAAAAGCGGAGCAATCTCAGAAAGGCAGGCGGTAGCTTCATTTATAGACAAAGCGTTTATCGTGCAAAGCCTAGACAGCAGCTTTAATGTACGCCGAATTGAACGCTTTATGCTTCAAGCCGCAGACGAAGAAATTCAGCCAATCTTAGTCTTAACGAAGGCAGACTTAGGCTTCAATCCAGACGAAACAGGTAGAGCCTTGAAGCATATCTCCGGTAGGTTGCCCATTTTTTATACGAGCATACAAAAGCCCGAAAGCATCGATCGGCTTCGAGCATATATCGCTACGGGCGAAACAATTGTCGTTACAGGAATGTCGGGAGTAGGTAAAAGTACGCTTATAAATGCGCTTTGCAGGCAGGACATTTTGCAGACTGGTGAAATTAGCGACTCAACAGGAAAGGGTAAGCATACCTCCACTCGTAGAGAAATGGTTTTAATGCCCGATTCGGGTGTGCTGATTGACACTCCAGGTGTAAAGCTATTTGGCGTTACAAACGACAATTCCGATAGCCTATCGGAAATCTTAGATATATCAGACTATCAGGATAAATGCCGATTCAACGATTGCCAGCATATTAACGAAAAAGGATGTGCCGTAATCGAAGCCGTCGAAAATGGAGAAATAGACAGAGGCGTTTACGAAAGCTACCTTAAGCTCCGTAGGGAGGCATGGCACTATAACACCTCCGTTCATGAAAAACGTAAGTACGAAAAAACGTTTTCCAAGATGGTGAAGAGCCATAAGAATAGTAACAAAATGTAA
- a CDS encoding site-2 protease family protein: MSKPKNYSHWITLAISLLFGAFVGVFLMVFIDHLTKGSSHNDLYPLWALLIFFASFFVQIIVHEVGHLVFGAISGYRFVSFRILRVMLVRDNGKLKVRRYHIPGTGGQALMMPPEGIQPVPYVLYNLGGVLMNFIVSTSCLLLLFVFSFTSFFSVIILATLAASGILIVLTNGIPMVVSGVPNDGKNLFTLKKDDYARHVFWLMLQVNGLQSSGTRLRDMPEEWFVLPEQPRYGSYMHMFVALLRAGWHMDRKELAQATECLDLIRPFAPKLAMLYRLEWQCEMLFCELMGARRSDEVEALYTKELKKYVGKSERYQVGKKRLLYAYALLVENDTAKADRLFAEAKRLAERSPNKGEAKSELELIEWVREMAGKA; the protein is encoded by the coding sequence ATGAGTAAACCTAAGAATTATAGTCATTGGATAACCTTGGCCATATCTCTCCTTTTTGGAGCTTTTGTGGGTGTCTTCTTAATGGTATTTATTGACCATCTGACAAAGGGCTCATCGCACAACGACCTTTACCCCCTTTGGGCGCTGCTCATTTTTTTTGCTAGTTTCTTTGTGCAAATCATTGTCCACGAGGTTGGTCACCTGGTTTTCGGGGCAATTTCGGGCTACCGATTTGTTTCGTTTCGGATTCTTCGGGTGATGCTAGTCCGCGATAACGGTAAGCTGAAGGTGCGACGCTACCATATTCCCGGTACTGGTGGGCAGGCGCTAATGATGCCTCCCGAAGGTATTCAACCCGTTCCTTACGTGCTCTACAACTTAGGTGGGGTGCTGATGAACTTTATTGTATCAACTAGCTGCCTGTTGCTGCTGTTCGTATTTAGCTTTACCTCTTTCTTTTCTGTAATAATTCTTGCCACGCTCGCTGCATCGGGAATCCTAATTGTGCTTACCAACGGAATTCCTATGGTGGTATCGGGAGTTCCCAACGATGGGAAGAATCTCTTCACCCTTAAGAAGGACGACTATGCGCGCCACGTATTTTGGTTGATGCTTCAGGTTAATGGGCTGCAGAGTAGCGGTACGCGGCTGCGTGACATGCCTGAGGAGTGGTTTGTTCTACCCGAGCAGCCCCGCTACGGCAGCTACATGCACATGTTCGTCGCGCTGCTGCGTGCGGGTTGGCACATGGATAGGAAGGAGCTGGCGCAGGCTACCGAGTGCCTAGATCTTATCCGCCCGTTTGCCCCTAAGCTGGCAATGCTTTACCGCTTGGAGTGGCAATGTGAAATGCTTTTCTGCGAGCTTATGGGGGCACGTCGTTCCGATGAGGTCGAGGCGCTTTACACCAAGGAGTTGAAAAAGTATGTTGGCAAGAGTGAGCGCTACCAAGTGGGGAAGAAGCGGCTGCTGTACGCCTACGCTCTGCTTGTGGAGAATGACACGGCTAAGGCCGATAGGCTTTTTGCCGAGGCCAAGCGTTTGGCCGAGCGATCGCCAAATAAGGGGGAGGCTAAGAGCGAACTCGAATTGATAGAATGGGTGCGCGAGATGGCTGGCAAAGCCTAA
- a CDS encoding helix-turn-helix domain-containing protein: protein MYISKSNSDNFIIDGNTSLAEMLNAFLVDNGIVESAIAEEIGINRETLSKFLKGETDLKLNQAIKIMKLLNLTESQFISLYNKKIGDEELKQIENSERLSYIARNFDIPTLKNLGIIPKRARIDIFEKQICDFFGFKSIYEYDDTSLMPTLFSKSKASIAHDKEQKMKTFWLKCSIYSFSKINNPNEYNRELLLEFLKRIREFTVDSKHGYEKVVLILYRLGITVLTQSYIPKTGAFGVTMILDGKPCIVITDMKKKYHKLWLTLLHELYHVINDFDLLETMKYHVSNPENPDILLNEERANQFAIDVLVHPNIQRELHKIVSLPFKMNTLSENLHIDISILYGVYLETLPKEKQPLEFAKYTHMLKETKESIRYVEFDAIPRRSLEEAIENIKNNLNRIAI, encoded by the coding sequence ATGTATATTTCAAAAAGCAACTCAGATAATTTTATCATAGACGGCAACACCTCCTTAGCTGAAATGTTAAACGCATTTCTGGTAGATAATGGAATCGTAGAATCCGCTATTGCAGAAGAAATAGGTATCAATAGGGAGACGCTGTCTAAGTTTTTAAAGGGTGAAACTGATTTAAAACTAAATCAGGCTATTAAAATAATGAAACTCCTAAATTTAACTGAGAGTCAATTTATTTCGCTATACAACAAGAAAATCGGAGACGAAGAACTAAAACAAATAGAAAACTCAGAACGCTTATCTTACATAGCAAGAAATTTTGATATCCCTACTCTGAAAAATTTAGGAATTATTCCTAAGCGTGCAAGAATAGATATATTCGAAAAACAAATCTGCGATTTTTTTGGCTTTAAGTCTATCTACGAATATGACGACACATCATTAATGCCAACCCTTTTTAGTAAGTCAAAGGCCTCAATTGCTCATGATAAAGAGCAAAAAATGAAAACCTTTTGGCTAAAATGCTCTATTTATTCATTTTCTAAAATAAATAATCCAAATGAATATAATAGAGAACTGCTTTTAGAGTTTCTTAAAAGAATTAGAGAATTTACAGTTGACTCAAAACATGGCTATGAAAAAGTAGTTTTAATACTTTACAGATTAGGTATAACTGTATTAACTCAATCATACATTCCTAAAACAGGTGCATTTGGTGTTACAATGATTTTAGATGGAAAGCCTTGTATCGTCATAACAGATATGAAAAAAAAATATCATAAACTATGGCTTACCCTTCTCCATGAACTATATCATGTAATCAATGATTTTGACTTACTTGAAACAATGAAATATCATGTATCCAATCCCGAAAATCCAGATATTCTTTTAAACGAAGAAAGAGCAAATCAGTTTGCTATTGATGTACTTGTACATCCCAACATTCAGAGAGAATTACACAAAATTGTATCCCTCCCATTCAAAATGAATACATTATCAGAAAATCTACATATTGATATCAGTATTTTATATGGTGTCTACTTAGAAACTTTACCTAAAGAAAAGCAACCTTTAGAATTCGCTAAGTACACTCACATGCTTAAAGAAACAAAAGAATCAATCAGATATGTCGAATTCGATGCGATACCGAGACGTTCTTTAGAGGAAGCCATTGAAAATATAAAAAACAACTTGAATCGCATAGCCATTTAA
- the pruA gene encoding L-glutamate gamma-semialdehyde dehydrogenase encodes MNSAIFKFEKPKNETVLSYAPNSPERKELTAELERMAAQQIEIPLIIGGKEVRTGNIGKVVMPHDHNHVLATYHMAGEKEVKMAIEAAVEARAKWEKLPWVERASIALRIAELISKKYRAVMNAATMLGQSKNAYQAEIDSACETIDFLRFNAYYMSQIYSDQPMSITDTINRVEYRPLEGFVFAVTPFNFTAIASNLCMSPAIMGNAVVWKPATTSILSNYYLMKIYKEAGLPDGVINFIPGKGSVIGKEIFSHKEFAGVHFTGSTWTFNAFWTEMAKNLPTYRSYPKVVGETGGKDFVMVHPSADPQQVAVALVRGAFEYQGQKCSAASRAYLPKSMWATVKESVGKMLADIKVGDVRSFTNFVNAVIDEAAFTSITQYIEKARNTKDAEIVFGGTYDKSKGYFINPTVIQAHDPHFVTMEEEIFGPVLTIYVYEDEKFEETLDLVDSTSPYALTGSIFSNDRYATEVAFERLKYAAGNFYINDKPTGAVVGQQPFGGARASGTNDKAGSYLNLIRWTNPRSIKENLNPPADYKYPFLSE; translated from the coding sequence ATGAATAGCGCAATTTTTAAATTTGAAAAGCCGAAGAACGAGACCGTTCTGTCGTATGCTCCCAACTCACCCGAGCGGAAAGAGCTAACGGCTGAATTGGAAAGAATGGCTGCTCAACAGATTGAAATTCCACTAATTATTGGCGGAAAAGAGGTAAGAACAGGCAACATCGGAAAGGTGGTTATGCCACACGACCACAACCACGTTTTGGCCACCTACCACATGGCTGGCGAAAAGGAGGTTAAGATGGCCATCGAAGCTGCTGTCGAAGCTCGCGCTAAATGGGAAAAGCTACCTTGGGTAGAGAGGGCATCTATCGCTCTTCGTATAGCCGAGCTTATCTCGAAAAAGTACAGAGCCGTAATGAATGCCGCCACCATGCTTGGTCAAAGCAAGAATGCCTACCAAGCCGAGATCGACTCTGCCTGCGAAACTATCGACTTCCTTCGCTTTAACGCATACTACATGTCGCAAATTTATAGCGACCAACCAATGTCGATTACCGACACCATCAACCGTGTAGAGTATCGTCCGCTTGAGGGTTTTGTGTTTGCAGTTACCCCATTCAACTTCACCGCCATTGCATCTAACTTGTGCATGTCGCCCGCCATTATGGGTAACGCGGTGGTTTGGAAACCTGCCACTACCTCAATCCTATCTAACTACTACCTGATGAAGATTTACAAGGAGGCTGGCCTTCCTGATGGCGTAATCAACTTCATCCCTGGTAAGGGTTCGGTTATTGGTAAGGAGATCTTCTCGCATAAGGAGTTTGCTGGCGTACACTTCACTGGTTCTACCTGGACCTTCAACGCCTTCTGGACCGAGATGGCTAAAAACCTACCAACCTACCGTTCGTATCCTAAGGTGGTAGGCGAAACTGGCGGAAAGGACTTTGTGATGGTTCACCCTTCAGCCGATCCTCAGCAGGTAGCCGTAGCGCTTGTTCGTGGTGCATTCGAGTACCAAGGACAGAAATGTTCGGCCGCTTCTCGTGCCTACCTTCCTAAGTCGATGTGGGCAACCGTAAAGGAGAGCGTTGGTAAAATGCTTGCCGATATAAAGGTGGGCGACGTTCGCTCGTTTACCAACTTCGTAAATGCCGTTATCGACGAGGCTGCATTTACCTCTATTACCCAGTACATCGAGAAGGCTCGCAACACAAAGGATGCTGAGATTGTGTTTGGTGGTACCTACGATAAGAGCAAGGGCTACTTTATAAACCCAACGGTTATCCAAGCGCACGATCCTCATTTCGTAACCATGGAGGAGGAGATCTTTGGACCAGTGCTTACCATCTACGTTTACGAGGACGAGAAGTTTGAGGAGACCCTCGATTTGGTTGACTCTACCTCTCCATACGCCCTTACCGGCTCTATCTTCTCGAACGATAGGTATGCTACAGAGGTAGCCTTCGAGCGCCTAAAGTATGCCGCTGGTAACTTCTACATTAACGACAAGCCAACTGGTGCAGTTGTCGGTCAGCAACCTTTTGGTGGTGCCCGTGCTTCTGGTACAAACGACAAGGCAGGTAGCTACCTTAACCTTATCCGCTGGACCAACCCACGCTCTATTAAGGAAAACCTTAATCCACCAGCCGACTACAAGTATCCATTCTTATCAGAATAA
- a CDS encoding DUF5723 family protein, with amino-acid sequence MKIFVTIILLSIVVLVKAQDKTLMFLDAVPQSSYLNPAFIPDYTRYVGIPIMSATSFSANSSTFSLLDVASTKKGIKGDSLIFDSNRILDNLKANNNVRMDANVDILSFGFMRKKVYWSFNMSLKSFGNVFYPKSLETFKNGNVDLATMTAKDIILNDVDANVYLYYETGFAVSYPINDNLRVGGRFKLLSGVSAVKTAQFSSSVKTSSDFKTSTVEAHASVYASSKSLEFETDEKGFVTGVSLSGNIMRFPYLTNLGMAVDLGIEAKPLRNFRVFGSLVDLGFISWKSDCSKIYTDGSYAFNGANLTPDKNGNIDFDRAVKDVVDTLRNKFKVEQGEATFSSGLFTKLYAGCEYQFNGWLKGGFLLKGAIYDKVIDPAIVISAKATPVPNFSGLLSLSYYNKTLNNVGVGVVVGSSPVQFYLAADNILSHFIKNNTDQSFYSSLPIPSRTRSVNVQLGVNILFGERSYKLPWRWKVFEQGRGRKK; translated from the coding sequence ATGAAGATTTTTGTAACTATCATACTGTTGAGTATTGTCGTACTGGTGAAGGCTCAGGATAAAACGTTGATGTTTCTGGATGCTGTACCTCAAAGCAGCTACCTAAATCCAGCTTTCATTCCAGATTATACGCGCTATGTAGGGATTCCGATAATGTCGGCCACCTCGTTTAGTGCCAACAGCTCCACCTTTTCGCTTCTGGATGTGGCCTCGACCAAAAAGGGGATTAAGGGAGACTCCCTAATCTTTGATAGCAACCGCATTTTAGATAACCTGAAGGCCAACAACAACGTTCGGATGGATGCCAACGTGGATATCCTCTCGTTTGGCTTTATGAGAAAGAAGGTGTACTGGTCGTTTAATATGAGCCTTAAGTCGTTTGGCAACGTGTTTTACCCCAAATCGTTGGAGACCTTTAAAAATGGGAACGTTGATTTGGCCACCATGACGGCAAAGGATATAATCCTAAACGATGTAGATGCGAACGTTTACCTCTACTACGAAACGGGCTTTGCCGTGTCATATCCGATTAACGATAACCTGAGAGTTGGGGGGCGATTTAAGCTGCTTAGCGGAGTGAGCGCGGTTAAAACGGCGCAGTTTAGCTCGAGCGTTAAGACCTCGTCCGATTTTAAGACGAGTACCGTTGAGGCGCATGCGAGCGTTTACGCCTCGTCGAAGAGCTTGGAGTTTGAGACCGACGAGAAGGGGTTTGTGACCGGGGTATCGCTATCGGGAAACATTATGCGCTTTCCGTACCTAACCAACCTAGGGATGGCTGTCGACCTTGGTATCGAGGCAAAGCCGCTTCGAAACTTTAGGGTATTTGGTAGCTTGGTTGATTTGGGGTTCATCTCGTGGAAGTCGGACTGCTCTAAGATATACACCGATGGGAGTTACGCCTTTAATGGCGCCAACCTGACACCCGATAAGAATGGGAATATAGATTTTGATCGTGCGGTAAAGGATGTTGTCGATACCCTTCGAAATAAGTTTAAGGTAGAGCAGGGGGAGGCAACCTTTTCCTCTGGGCTGTTTACCAAGCTGTATGCCGGTTGCGAGTATCAGTTTAACGGATGGCTAAAGGGCGGCTTTCTTTTAAAGGGAGCAATTTACGATAAGGTGATTGATCCGGCCATTGTTATCTCGGCAAAGGCCACGCCCGTACCCAACTTTAGCGGATTGCTAAGCCTATCGTACTACAATAAAACATTGAATAACGTGGGGGTGGGTGTTGTTGTGGGGAGCTCGCCCGTGCAGTTTTACTTGGCCGCAGATAACATACTATCCCATTTTATAAAGAATAATACCGATCAATCGTTCTATAGCAGCCTTCCTATTCCAAGCCGAACCCGATCGGTAAACGTGCAGCTTGGGGTAAATATCCTATTTGGCGAGCGGAGCTACAAGCTACCCTGGCGATGGAAGGTATTTGAGCAGGGAAGAGGACGGAAAAAGTAG